In the genome of Candidatus Latescibacterota bacterium, the window AATGATAAACTGATCAGTGTTGAGAGCATAAACCCGATCGTCGCTTCGAGATTGAAGGAAAATTTCAGCCTTATCGTCGCGTTCAACATCGATCAGCGTACGAAATACCAGCTGGTCTCTGATGTGATGGATCAGTTGAAAGATGCCAATGCCGTGAACGTGACGTTCGTATCCGTTGGAGAAGAGTAGCAATTCAATACAAGGGGTAATCGGTGGCCACTGTAGCTGTTGCAAATCAGGATTTTAAAAGTGGATACGGAAGATATTTACGTAACTCCCTTTACGTGACTTTAGTCATCCATTTCCTCGGTATTTACTTCTCTCCGTCCTTCGAATTCAAGCCATATGTCTTGAAGGAACAGGAATTCATAGTTGTTGAGACGGCAGAGGATTTTGAGATTCCGCCACCACCGGAAGAGATCTCTCAGCCAGCTATCCCTATGGAAGCTGCAGAGGGTGAGGAAGTCGATGATGAAGCGGAAATAGCACCGACAAGTTTTGACAGGATCGAAAACCTGCCTCCTCCCCCTGCTCCGCCATCGGAGTCGGCCCAGGCATTCTATGCATTCGATGAACCTCCCATACTGGTAAAACACGTGGCTCCCAAGTATCCCAGCCTGGCGCAGTCAGCCGGTATCGAAGGGACAGTCCTGATCAGGGTACTGATCGGAGTGGACGGCAAGGTCGAACAGGCCAGTATTATTAATTCGGATGTGACTCCTGCCATGGAGAAATCAGCGCTGGCAGCCGCAAAGAAATTCATTTTCAGGCCTGCGAGACAGAGAACTGTGCCGGTAAGAGCTTCAATGGCTATCCCGATCAGATTCAAGCTGCATGGACGATGAGCATCTGGTAGATATGAAATTTCAGAGCCCGGCTTTGGCCGGGCTTTTTTTTTGTCCAGCTAGAATATTTATTTGAATAGATCGGTAGAGATGTC includes:
- a CDS encoding energy transducer TonB produces the protein MATVAVANQDFKSGYGRYLRNSLYVTLVIHFLGIYFSPSFEFKPYVLKEQEFIVVETAEDFEIPPPPEEISQPAIPMEAAEGEEVDDEAEIAPTSFDRIENLPPPPAPPSESAQAFYAFDEPPILVKHVAPKYPSLAQSAGIEGTVLIRVLIGVDGKVEQASIINSDVTPAMEKSALAAAKKFIFRPARQRTVPVRASMAIPIRFKLHGR